The Vigna unguiculata cultivar IT97K-499-35 chromosome 6, ASM411807v1, whole genome shotgun sequence genome contains a region encoding:
- the LOC114186627 gene encoding ankyrin repeat domain-containing protein 13C-B-like has product MAKSTKDSTSYPPIKAEQYLHSPVHYAVAIRDHAKLSRIISSLPRVPDPARVITESDSLAHERLAEKISAVLDRRDVPFRETPLHLAVRLNDIVAAKALASAGADISLHNGAGWNPLQEAICRRASDVAHLLARLHHRAAWAKWRRRLPRLVAALRRMRDFYMEISFHFESSVIPFVGKIAPSDTYKIWKRDGNLRADTTLAGFDGLKIHRADQSFLFLGDGDGKGSIPAGSLLVLNRDDRKILDAFENAGAPMSDSDAAGFCSQSSVYRPGMDVTKAELVGRTNWRRQEKMENVGEWKARVYEVHNVFFSFRSRKVAVGGSDVAGSEQVLPLELDEDEDGFLVAENPSFGIPAASNSNDDKRRHSSFVREEREWVPVGRKSVDLPSISVAPPRKSSAMAPPRKSSAMAPPMLEPPMKEKEYLRSLRPAVWLTEQFPLKTEELLPLLDILANKVKAVRRLRELLTTKFPAGSFPVKVAIPVVPTVRVVVTFTKFVDLQPLEQFYTPLSSPSHLLSADDDDLDSDHNRQKLLRQSSSSSGGSTWLRRSTSSSQSWSKHQQRCSSGALDSDPFAIPAGYTWTNSGDDSSRKMNKSNSFRKSK; this is encoded by the exons ATGGCGAAATCGACCAAAGATTCGACGTCGTATCCACCGATAAAGGCAGAGCAATACCTACACAGCCCCGTTCACTACGCGGTGGCGATTCGCGACCACGCTAAACTTTCCAGAATAATTTCTTCACTTCCCCGGGTTCCCGATCCTGCCCGAGTCATCACTGAGTCCGACTCCCTCGCTCACGAGCGACTCGCGGAAAAAATCTCCGCCGTGCTCGACCGCCGCGACGTCCCGTTCCGCGAGACGCCTCTCCACCTTGCTGTCCGCCTCAACGACATCGTCGCCGCGAAAGCCCTTGCTTCCGCCGGAGCCGACATCTCCCTCCACAACGGCGCTGGCTGGAACCCGCTCCAGGAAGCGATTTGCCGGCGCGCCTCCGATGTCGCGCACCTCCTTGCTAGACTCCACCACCGCGCCGCATGGGCGAAGTGGCGGCGACGCCTGCCGCGACTTGTTGCCGCGCTCCGCCGCATGCGCGACTTCTACATGGAGATCTCGTTTCACTTCGAGAGCTCCGTGATCCCCTTCGTCGGGAAAATCGCCCCCTCCGATACGTATAAAATCTGGAAGCGCGACGGCAACCTCCGCGCTGACACCACCCTCGCCGGCTTCGACGGCCTCAAAATCCACCGCGCAGACCAGAGCTTCCTCTTCCTTGGCGACGGCGACGGCAAAGGCAGCATCCCCGCCGGTTCGCTCCTCGTGCTCAACCGCGACGATAGAAAAATCCTAGACGCGTTCGAGAATGCCGGAGCTCCGATGAGCGATTCTGATGCGGCGGGCTTTTGCTCGCAGAGCAGCGTCTACCGGCCGGGGATGGATGTAACAAAAGCAGAGTTAGTTGGTAGAACCAATTGGAGAAGACAAGAGAAGATGGAAAACGTCGGAGAGTGGAAAGCCAGGGTTTACGAAGTGCATAACGTTTTTTTCAGTTTCCGGTCACGAAAAGTTGCTGTCGGTGGATCTGACGTGGCCGGGAGCGAGCAGGTTTTGCCATTGGAGCTGGACGAAGACGAAGACGGTTTTCTCGTTGCGGAAAATCCGAGTTTTGGAATCCCAGCGGCTTCTAATAGCAATGACGATAAGAGAAGACATAGTAGTTTTGTTCGAGAAGAACGAGAGTGGGTCCCGGTGGGGAGAAAAAGCGTGGATTTGCCTTCCATTTCGGTGGCGCCGCCTAGGAAATCTTCCGCCATGGCGCCGCCTAGGAAATCTTCCGCGATGGCCCCGCCTATGCTGGAGCCGCCAATGAAGGAGAAAGAATATTTGAGAAGTTTGCGGCCGGCGGTGTGGCTGACGGAGCAGTTTCCATTGAAGACGGAAGAGTTGTTGCCATTGTTGGACATTCTGGCGAACAAGGTGAAGGCGGTACGGCGGCTGCGGGAGTTGCTGACGACAAAGTTCCCGGCGGGCAGTTTTCCGGTGAAG GTGGCGATCCCCGTGGTCCCCACAGTGAGGGTGGTGGTCACGTTTACGAAGTTCGTGGACCTGCAACCTCTGGAGCAGTTCTACACGCCGCTCTCGAGTCCTTCGCATTTGCTCAGTGCAGATGATGATGATCTTGATAGTGATCATAATCGGCAGAAATTACTAAGACAGAGTTCATCATCTTCTGGGGGTTCCACGTGGCTGAGACGAAGTACTAGTAGTAGCCAATCCTGGAGTAAACACCAACAGCGATGCTCTTCTGGGGCTCTGGATTCGGATCCTTTTGCCATTCCTGCTGGATATACGTGGACCAACAGTGGGGATGATTCCTCACGGAAAATGAACAAGTCCAACTCCTTCAGAAAATCAAAGTGA
- the LOC114187402 gene encoding autophagy-related protein 8C-like, translating to MAKTSFKLQHPFERRQAEASRIREKYPDRIPVIVEKADRTDIPDIDKKKYLVPADLTVGQFVYVVRKRIKLGAEKAIFVFINNTLPSTAALMSAIYEENKDQDGFLYMTYSGENTFGSH from the exons ATGGCCAAAACCTCTTTCAAGCTTCAACATCCTTTCG AAAGAAGGCAGGCCGAAGCTTCTCGCATTAGAGAGAAATATCCTGATAGAATACCT GTGATTGTGGAGAAAGCTGACAGAACTGACATTCCTGACATTGATAAGAAgaa ATACCTTGTCCCTGCTGATTTAACTGTTGGCCAATTTGTTTATGTTGTCCGCAAAAGGATTAAGCTCGGTGCAGAGAAggctatttttgttttcatcaaCAACACTCTACCTTCAACTG CTGCTCTGATGTCTGCTATTTATGAGGAAAATAAGGATCAAGATGGCTTTCTTTACATGACTTACAGTGGAGAGAACACCTTCGGATCCCACTAG
- the LOC114188601 gene encoding arogenate dehydratase/prephenate dehydratase 1, chloroplastic-like produces MALNGCSIWGCAKALQPATSTLSLNSKHDLGKCGKWRRCCSSVVNGVESSFQYADRVQVQITELDDGFHKDLNMLPKPLTANKFSSSRDGTKLCVAYKGLAGAYTEEAALKAYPKCETVPCDDFETSLQAVESGLVDKAVLPIESSEGGSIHHNYDLLLDHKLHIVGEVQLLINHCLLGLTGATKENLKFVLSHPQALVQCEMMLTDLAVTNIGVDDTAAAAKAVSLDGRRNIGAIASSRAAKLYGLHILAEGIQDDDNITRCLILARDPILPETNGSYKTSIVFSLQEGPGVLMKALEVFGLRNINLSKIESRPVKRYPVRLRDDSKYESIKYFDNLFYIDFEASMTNPNAQHALESLQEYTTFIRVLGCYPVDKTDISC; encoded by the exons ATGGCTCTCAATGGTTGTTCCATCTGGGGCTGTGCCAAAGCTCTTCAGCCTGCAACTTCTACACTGAGTTTGAATTCAAAACATGATCTTGGAAAATGCGGCAAGTGGAGACGTTGTTGTTCGAGTGTTGTGAATGGGGTTGAATCATCTTTCCAATATGCTGACAGGGTCCAGGTTCAGATAACCGAGTTAGACGATGGGTTTCACAAAGATCTTAATATGCTTCCAA AGCCATTAACAGCAAATAAgttttcttcttcaagagatggGACAAAGTTGTGCGTTGCTTATAAG GGCCTTGCGGGAGCATATACTGAGGAAGCAGCTTTGAAAGCATATCCAAAATGTGAGACAGTGCCATGTGATGACTTTGAGACTTCACTCCAG GCTGTTGAATCGGGGTTAGTGGATAAAGCTGTTCTACCCATCGAAAGTTCTGAAGGTGGAAGCATCCACCATAATTATGATCTACTTCTTGATCACAAGCTACACATTGTTGGGGAGGTACAGTTGCTAATTAACCACTGCCTCTTGGGATTGACCGGTGCGACAAAAGAGAACCTAAAATTTGTACTCAGTCATCCTCAG GCTCTTGTTCAATGTGAGATGATGCTTACTGATTTAGCTGTTACCAACATTGGTGTAGATGATACTGCTGCAGCTGCTAAG GCTGTGTCCTTAGACGGAAGAAGGAACATTGGAGCTATTGCAAGTTCAAGAGCAGCAAAACTATATGGTCTCCACATTCTAGCTGAAGGAATCCAG gATGATGACAATATCACTCGTTGTTTGATACTTGCGAGGGATCCTATTCTTCCAGAAACTAACGGTTCATACAAG ACTAGCATTGTTTTCAGTCTGCAAGAAGGTCCCGGTGTACTAATGAAAGCCCTAGAAGTCTTTGGCCTGAGGAACATTAATTTGTCAAAG ATAGAAAGCCGTCCAGTGAAGCGTTACCCAGTAAGGCTTCGTGATGATTCTAAGTATGAGAGTATCAA GTACTTTGACAACCTTTTCTACATTGATTTTGAAGCTTCTATGACAAATCCAAATGCACAACATGCTTTAGAAAGTTTGCAG GAATATACAACATTTATTCGTGTTCTGGGTTGTTATCCCGTGGATAAAACAGACATATCTTGTTAA
- the LOC114188600 gene encoding arogenate dehydratase/prephenate dehydratase 1, chloroplastic-like, which produces MALNDCCIWGCAKAPQLGMANFHPDSSRLSVNLKQGTEKWCKRECCCLRAVSGFESSGDADRIRVQPSVLLEGFHKDANIINKQLRGNDLCSSDRSKLRVAYKGLPGAYGEDAALKAYPNCETVPCLDFETAFKCVESWLVDKAVVPIESCIAGSIHRNYDLLIRHNLHIVGELHLLIKHCLLGHKGVRKEHLTSVISHPQALVQCETMLTDLGVTNIAVDDTAAAARAVALDGRRDIGAIASSRAAQLYGLHILAEAIQDDDVNVTRFLILARDPIIPGTDRPYKTSIVFSLDEDPSVLFRALGAFALRNINLSKIESRPLKHCPLSAVDDSKEGSAESFKYLLYIDFEASLADPCARYALENLQECTRFFRILGCYPVDKTDTTASS; this is translated from the exons ATGGCTCTCAACGATTGTTGCATCTGGGGTTGTGCAAAAGCTCCTCAATTGGGCATGGCAAATTTTCATCCTGATAGTTCTAGACTGAGTGTGAATTTAAAACAAGGAACTGAGAAATGGTGCAAGAGGGAATGTTGCTGTTTGCGTGCTGTGAGTGGTTTTGAGTCTTCTGGGGATGCTGACAGAATCAGGGTTCAGCCAAGTGTGTTGTTGGAGGGGTTTCACAAGGATGCTAACATTATTAACA AGCAATTACGTGGTAATGATCTTTGTTCAAGTGATAGGTCAAAGTTGCGCGTTGCTTATAAG GGTCTTCCAGGAGCATATGGTGAGGATGCTGCTTTGAAAGCGTATCCAAATTGTGAGACAGTTCCATGTCTTGACTTTGAGACAGCATTCAAG TGTGTTGAATCATGGTTGGTGGATAAAGCTGTTGTTCCAATCGAAAGTTGTATTGCTGGAAGCATCCACCGTAATTATGACTTACTTATACGCCACAACCTACACATTGTTGGGGAGCTTCATTTGCTAATTAAACACTGTCTTTTGGGACACAAAGGTGTCAGAAAAGAACACCTCACATCTGTAATCAGTCATCCGCAG GCTCTTGTTCAATGTGAGACTATGCTTACTGATTTAGGTGTTACCAACATTGCTGTAGATGACACTGCTGCAGCTGCTAGG GCTGTGGCCTTAGACGGAAGAAGGGACATTGGAGCTATTGCAAGTTCAAGGGCAGCACAACTATATGGCCTCCACATTCTAGCTGAAGCAATCCAG GATGATGATGTTAATGTTACTCGCTTTCTGATACTTGCAAGGGATCCTATAATTCCAGGAACAGACAGGCCCTAtaag ACTAGCATTGTTTTCAGTCTAGACGAAGATCCTAGTGTACTATTCAGAGCCCTGGGAGCATTTGCCTTGAGGAACATTAATTTGTCAAAG ATAGAGAGCCGCCCGCTGAAGCATTGTCCATTAAGTGCTGTTGATGATTCAAAAGAAGGAAGTGCTGA GTCCTTTAAGTACCTTTTATACATTGATTTTGAAGCATCTTTGGCAGATCCTTGTGCACGATACGCTTTAGAAAATTTGCAG GAATGTACTAGattttttcgtattctcggttGTTATCCAGTGGATAAAACAGATACAACTGCTTCATCTTGA